One genomic region from Diabrotica undecimpunctata isolate CICGRU chromosome 9, icDiaUnde3, whole genome shotgun sequence encodes:
- the Mob4 gene encoding MOB kinase activator-like 4, translating to MSKMKMADGSTILRRNRPGTKAKDFSHWPDEPFEDMDSTLAVQQYIQQLIRRDPNNIDLILKMPESQDEGVWKYEHLRQFCMELNGLAVRLQGECHPETCTQMTATEQWIFLCAAHKTPKECPAIDYTRHTLDGAACLLNSNKYFPSRVSIKESSVAKLGSVCRRVYRIFSHAYYHHRSIFDEFETETCLCKRFTQFVTKYNLMSKDNLIVPILEEENTPGESEA from the exons atgtcAAAGATGAAGATGGCTGATGGATCCACAATTTTGCGAAGAAATAGACCAGGAACCAAAGCAAAG GATTTCAGTCACTGGCCAGATGAACCTTTTGAGGATATGGATAGCACTCTCGCAGTGCAACAATACATTCAGCAACTTATACGTCGTGACCCGAATAACAtagatttaatattaaaaatgccCGAATCGCAAGATGAAGGAGTATGGAAATATGAGCATTTAAG GCAATTCTGCATGGAGCTGAATGGATTAGCGGTTAGGCTGCAAGGCGAATGCCATCCAGAAACTTGTACACAAATGACAGCCACTGAACAGTGGATATTCCTTTGTGCAGCACATAAAACTCCAAAAGAGTGCCCcgcaattgattatacaaggcaCACTTTAGATGGAGCAGCTTGCTTATTAAATAGCAATAAGTATTTTCCAAGTCG AGTTAGTATTAAGGAATCATCTGTAGCAAAGCTAGGATCAGTGTGTAGAAGAGTATATCGAATTTTTTCCCATGCATATTACCATCATAGATCAATATTTGACGAATTTGAAACAGAGACTTGTTTATGTAAACGGTTTACACAATTTGTAACGAAATACAATCTGATGTCCAAGGATAATCTCATTGTACCAATATTGGAAGAAGAAAATACACCAGGAGAATCTGAGGCGTAA
- the LOC140451518 gene encoding uncharacterized protein, with the protein MNKINRTQILKLYKELLRYSEELKFTDKEYFRKRIKKEFQQNRDLVDENQISLNYKKGVTLLLKQAVQ; encoded by the exons atgaataaaataaatcgtacacaaatattaaaattatataaagaatTATTAAGATATAGCGAAGAACTTAAATTTACAGACAAAGAATATTTCCGCAAGAGAATAAAAAAGGAATTTCAACAAAATAGAGATCTTGTTGATGAAAACCAAATCAGTCTTAACTACAAG AAAGGTGTTACATTACTTCTAAAACAAGCAGTACAATGA
- the LOC140451340 gene encoding mitochondrial translation release factor in rescue: protein MQLFLRFKHTLDCSKVPPLLDKDIEEMHVRGSGPGGQKINKTANCVVMKHIPTGIVVKCQETRELHKNRVIARSLLQTKLDNFINRENSLEAQIKVRNEKKSLVRDQKREKLQKLKEAWKNREQCSSVDQKM from the exons ATgcaattatttttaagatttaaacACACATTAGATTGTTCCAAAGTGCCCCCTTTGCTAGATAAGGACATAGAAGAGATGCATGTACGAGGAAGTGGACCTGGTGgccagaaaataaacaaaacagccAATTGTGTAGTAATGAAGCATATACCAACTG GAATTGTTGTAAAATGTCAAGAAACCAGAGAATTGCACAAAAATCGAGTAATAGCTCGCAGCCTTCTTCAAACAAAGCTAGATAACTTTATAAATCGAGAAAACAGTTTAGAAGCCCAAATTAAAGTCCGTAATGAAAAGAAGAGTCTTGTGAGGGACCAGAAAagagaaaaactacaaaaattaaaGGAAGCTTGGAAGAATCGAGAGCAGTGTAGCAGTGTAgatcaaaaaatgtaa
- the sni gene encoding C-signal: protein MNSIVITGCNRGIGLGLVQHLVKDKISPKCLMVTCRNVDNAKELKQIAAENKNVHILQLEVDKPETFEDFAKKVEDIVQDDGLNVLVNNAGYSPKSTRINFVKPEQMMETFLINSVGPLMLTKTLLPLLKKAATRNADKPIGISKSAVINMSSYLGSLSLNNQGGLYPYRCSKVALNMITKSLSVDFKNDGILVSSIHPGWVKTSMGGTNAPLDVDTSVSGIIELLKNLNEDHNGQFYCYDGSKMDW, encoded by the exons ATGAATTCCATTGTTATAACAGGTTGTAATAGAGGCATAGGCTTAGGCCTTGTGCAACATTTAGTGAAAGACAAAATATCCCCAAAATGTCTCATGGTAACATGCAGAAACGTGGATAACGCAAAA gaaCTCAAACAAATAGCAGCAGAAAAcaaaaatgtacacattttgCAACTGG AAGTGGACAAACCAGAAACCTTTGAGGATTTTGCCAAGAAGGTAGAAGATATTGTTCAAGACGATGGGCTGAACGTTTTGGTAAATAATGCGGGATATTCTCCAAAATCTACAAGGATCAATTTCGTAAAACCTGAACAAATGATGGAAACCTTTCTAATCAACTCTGTAGGGCCTTTAATGCTAACCAAG ACATTGTTGCCCTTATTAAAAAAAGCTGCCACTAGGAATGCAGATAAACCTATAGGAATTTCTAAATCAGCAGTAATAAATATGAGCTCATACTTGGGATCTTTGTCTCTTAACAACCAAGGAGGATTGTACCCATACAGATGTTCAAAG gtTGCTTTGAATATGATAACAAAGTCCCTGAGTGTAGATTTTAAAAATGATGGAATTTTGGTAAGTTCAATCCATCCAGGCTGGGTTAAAACTAGCATGGGAGGCACAAATGCCCCTCTGGATGTAGATACAAGTGTTTCTGGTATCATTGAATTGTTAAAGAACTTAAATGAAGACCATAACGGCCAGTTTTATTGTTATGATGGATCAAAAATGGATTGGTGA